DNA from Chitinophaga pendula:
GATGAGGCGCGGGACATGGTACAGGATGTATTTCTCAATTTGTGGCGTACGGCGGACAATCTGGATGAGCGTGCGCCATTGCAGCATTATTTGGCGCGAGCCACGGTGAATACCTGTCTAAACCGTATCAAGAAGAACCAGCGACAGCAACAGTATACGAAGGAGCAGCTGCATACTACTGCGCCAGCTGCGGAGAGTTTATCCCTAGAGTACAAGGAATTGGAAGCGAAATATCACGCAATATTAGAGAAGTTGCCGGACCAGTGCCGGCGGGTATTTGAAATGAGCCGTTTCAGTGGATTATCCCCTACTGAGATTTCGACCCAGCTGAATATATCTATTAATACGGTGTATACTCATCTAACGAATGCCTTAAAAAGGATCCGCGTGGAACTACTCAACCAACAATAGTCCTCCAGGTGCTGTTATTTTTTTTGGTGTTACCCTAATGGTAACTCCATTATTGATTGTATTATATTATGAAGCGTCATGATGAACACGACACCCGATATTGATATAGTGATCCGCTACCTGGAGGAACCAGCATCAGAGGAGAACAAGCAGGCACTGGATGCCTGGTTGCAGCGGGACCCCTCTAACCT
Protein-coding regions in this window:
- a CDS encoding RNA polymerase sigma-70 factor, whose protein sequence is MLPLSNTEIVQGIRNRDREIYGIVFKEYSPAMFSIAFRYLKDQDEARDMVQDVFLNLWRTADNLDERAPLQHYLARATVNTCLNRIKKNQRQQQYTKEQLHTTAPAAESLSLEYKELEAKYHAILEKLPDQCRRVFEMSRFSGLSPTEISTQLNISINTVYTHLTNALKRIRVELLNQQ